A window of Psychroflexus sp. ALD_RP9 contains these coding sequences:
- a CDS encoding AraC family transcriptional regulator, translated as MYTTNFAELYIYETFQKAEKVYLQFDFPVIASMIQGKKHMHMLDQQSFDFLPGETVTLPTSEKMIIDFPDAKLDEPTQCLALGIDVEKVKAATYHYRELIEIESDELPVLDMNIKPKHLTNNLQLQQLINKLMLTFMNDHKVKDALVDVMINELIIRLLQTKAKDIILKEGAYYQNNNRMSFVIQYIEEHLNENLSVETLANKAYMSTSSFYRKFKSYFGETPVDYVNKKRLELAKTLIKGSSQNINDICASCGFNSSAYFSRIFKKNVGLSPNQFRKIHSKS; from the coding sequence GTGTATACAACTAATTTTGCTGAACTCTATATATATGAGACATTTCAAAAGGCTGAAAAAGTTTATTTGCAATTCGATTTTCCCGTTATTGCCTCAATGATACAAGGAAAAAAACATATGCACATGTTAGACCAACAAAGCTTTGATTTTTTACCTGGTGAAACCGTAACATTACCTACAAGTGAAAAAATGATTATTGATTTTCCCGATGCTAAATTAGATGAACCAACGCAATGTTTAGCTTTAGGAATTGATGTTGAAAAAGTTAAAGCAGCAACTTATCATTATAGAGAATTAATTGAAATAGAAAGTGATGAATTGCCGGTTTTAGATATGAATATAAAACCTAAACATTTAACCAATAATTTACAATTGCAACAACTGATTAATAAGTTAATGCTCACTTTTATGAATGATCATAAAGTTAAAGATGCCTTAGTAGATGTCATGATTAATGAATTGATTATCAGGCTACTTCAAACTAAAGCAAAAGATATTATCTTGAAAGAAGGTGCTTACTATCAAAATAATAATAGAATGTCTTTTGTTATTCAATACATAGAAGAACATCTTAATGAAAATTTAAGCGTTGAAACCCTCGCAAATAAAGCTTATATGAGTACTTCTTCATTTTATAGAAAATTTAAATCTTACTTTGGTGAAACACCTGTTGATTATGTAAACAAAAAGCGACTTGAATTAGCAAAAACCTTAATTAAAGGCAGTTCACAAAATATCAATGATATTTGTGCTTCTTGTGGTTTTAATAGCTCAGCTTATTTTAGTCGTATTTTCAAAAAAAATGTAGGTCTATCGCCTAATCAATTCAGAAAAATACACAGCAAATCATAG
- a CDS encoding aldehyde dehydrogenase family protein, with the protein MNYTKPQFKETYGNFIGGEFVPPKSGKYFENTSPTDGKLIAKYPRSNADDVNAAIDAARAAEGEWSKTSVTERSNLLNKIADILEANLDEFAAMDTYDNGKPIRETTMADTPLAIDHFRYFAGVIRAQEGSASELNQNTVSMIIKEPLGVVAQIIPWNFPLLMFTWKVAPALAAGNCIVLKPAEQTPSSATLFAEKVKDILPPGVLNIVHGFGAEAGKPLASSPRVDKVAFTGETTTGQLIMQYASKNLNPVTMELGGKSPNIFFNSVMDHDDEFLDKCVEGAVMFALNQGEVCTCPSRLLIQEDIYERFIKRVVERTEAIVQGDPYNMNTQLGAQASEDQFDKILSYIKIGKEEGAEVLTGGEAFQAEGNYKNGYYIKPTILKGHNKMRVFQEEIFGPVVSVCTFKDETEAIEIANDTLYGLGAGVWSRDGHQLYQVPRAIKSGRVWVNCYHDYPAHAPFGGYKMSGFGRENHLMMLSHYQQTKNMLISYDKKKLGFF; encoded by the coding sequence ATGAATTATACAAAACCACAATTTAAAGAAACTTATGGTAATTTTATTGGTGGAGAGTTTGTACCACCTAAAAGTGGTAAGTATTTTGAAAATACTTCTCCAACCGATGGTAAATTAATAGCAAAGTATCCTAGGTCTAATGCAGATGATGTTAATGCAGCAATTGATGCTGCTAGAGCTGCTGAAGGTGAATGGAGTAAAACTTCGGTTACAGAGCGCTCTAATTTATTAAATAAAATAGCAGATATATTAGAAGCAAATTTAGATGAGTTTGCTGCCATGGATACTTATGATAATGGTAAACCCATTCGAGAAACAACAATGGCAGACACACCTTTAGCAATAGATCATTTTCGGTATTTTGCAGGAGTTATTAGAGCACAAGAAGGCTCAGCTTCAGAGCTTAACCAAAATACAGTTTCAATGATAATTAAAGAGCCACTTGGGGTTGTTGCTCAAATAATACCGTGGAATTTTCCTCTACTTATGTTTACTTGGAAAGTTGCACCAGCATTAGCCGCAGGTAATTGTATCGTTTTAAAACCTGCAGAGCAAACACCAAGCTCAGCTACCTTATTTGCTGAAAAAGTAAAAGACATACTACCACCAGGTGTTTTAAATATCGTGCATGGTTTTGGGGCTGAAGCTGGCAAGCCCTTAGCGTCAAGTCCACGTGTTGATAAGGTTGCATTTACAGGTGAAACAACAACAGGTCAGTTGATTATGCAGTATGCTTCAAAAAATCTAAATCCGGTTACAATGGAGTTAGGAGGTAAATCTCCAAATATTTTCTTCAACTCTGTGATGGACCATGATGATGAGTTTTTAGATAAATGTGTAGAAGGCGCAGTTATGTTTGCGTTAAATCAAGGTGAAGTTTGTACATGTCCTTCAAGACTGCTTATTCAGGAAGATATTTATGAGCGTTTTATAAAACGTGTTGTTGAAAGGACTGAAGCTATTGTTCAAGGCGACCCTTACAATATGAATACCCAACTAGGCGCACAAGCTTCTGAAGACCAATTTGATAAAATTTTAAGCTATATTAAAATTGGCAAAGAAGAAGGTGCAGAAGTTTTAACTGGTGGTGAGGCATTTCAAGCTGAAGGTAATTATAAAAATGGTTATTATATTAAACCAACAATTTTAAAGGGACATAATAAAATGCGTGTTTTTCAAGAAGAAATTTTTGGCCCTGTAGTTTCTGTCTGTACATTCAAAGATGAAACTGAAGCTATCGAGATTGCTAATGATACTTTATATGGTTTAGGTGCTGGCGTATGGTCTAGAGATGGTCATCAATTATACCAAGTGCCAAGAGCGATTAAATCGGGTCGGGTATGGGTAAATTGTTACCATGATTATCCAGCTCATGCACCTTTTGGTGGATATAAAATGTCTGGTTTTGGTCGAGAAAATCATTTAATGATGCTTAGTCATTATCAACAAACAAAAAATATGCTTATTTCTTATGATAAGAAAAAGTTAGGATTCTTTTAG
- a CDS encoding DUF779 domain-containing protein: MNVKRVEITDKAAELVKSLKEKHGEVIFHQSGGCCDGSVPMLLPKDDFYLDESDVFMGQVAGVDFYMNHAQFEYWKHTHLTVDVIPGRGSSFSLEIPEGFRFKIDSRLFTNE, encoded by the coding sequence ATGAATGTTAAGAGAGTTGAAATTACTGATAAAGCTGCTGAACTCGTAAAAAGTTTAAAAGAAAAACATGGTGAAGTGATTTTTCATCAAAGTGGTGGTTGCTGTGATGGATCTGTTCCTATGTTACTCCCTAAAGATGATTTTTATTTAGACGAGTCAGATGTTTTTATGGGACAAGTAGCTGGTGTAGATTTTTATATGAATCATGCACAGTTTGAATATTGGAAACATACACATTTAACAGTCGATGTAATTCCAGGAAGAGGTTCAAGTTTTTCTTTAGAAATACCTGAAGGATTTCGATTTAAAATTGATTCTCGCTTATTCACTAATGAATAA
- a CDS encoding DUF1684 domain-containing protein yields the protein MRKTLLLFFIIITQIAISQTTYQNEIKTFQKELNKFYSDPEESPLGLKDLKSFQGHPFFPINKTYRVNAQLTKIKNPKPFKMQTSTLRKPTYVRYAYAEFKLKGNKYKLALYRKVNESVKNDIDDHLFLPFTDLTNGLETYGGGRYIDLKIPEGNEIIIDFNKAYQPYCAYSYRYSCPVPPAENELNLRIEAGVQNL from the coding sequence ATGAGAAAAACACTGTTACTATTTTTTATAATAATTACTCAAATAGCTATATCTCAAACAACTTATCAAAATGAAATTAAAACCTTTCAAAAAGAGTTAAATAAATTTTATAGTGACCCGGAAGAATCACCTTTAGGCCTAAAGGATTTAAAGTCATTTCAAGGTCATCCTTTTTTTCCAATCAACAAAACTTATCGGGTAAATGCTCAATTAACGAAGATTAAAAATCCAAAACCTTTTAAAATGCAAACTTCGACACTTCGTAAACCAACTTATGTGCGTTATGCTTATGCAGAGTTTAAATTAAAAGGGAATAAATATAAACTTGCTTTATATAGAAAGGTAAATGAGAGTGTTAAAAATGATATTGATGACCATTTGTTTTTACCATTTACCGATTTAACAAATGGCCTTGAAACTTATGGTGGTGGTCGATATATTGATTTGAAAATTCCTGAAGGAAATGAAATTATAATCGATTTTAATAAAGCATACCAACCTTATTGTGCTTACAGTTATCGCTATTCTTGCCCTGTGCCACCTGCTGAAAATGAACTTAACTTAAGAATTGAAGCAGGCGTTCAAAATTTATAA